The nucleotide window CTTAAACCACCATGGAAACTCTTACACCCCCTCAACCACCGTCGCCGCCGCCGTGAAAACCCCGGATCCAGAATCGAAGCCACCACAATCCAACACCGTCACAAAACAACTTCCACCACCGTGAGCCGGAGGAGTCACTTTTCCCCTCCCCCACCACCCACCATTCCGACGACAATAGCCACACCTGCGATGAAATCGGTACGCCCCCACAACTTCTTCTACCCTCTGAACCCCTCTCAATCTCGCAACCAAACCTTCCCTCTTTACCCTCTGTTCATCTCCGACCGACGTGAACGGTGACGGCTAGAGTTTCGCCACACCATGCGGGTGGTGAAAGGTGATGGTTTCGCGGCGATTGGGTGTCACAGGAGTTCCGCTTGGTGATGAAAGGTAATGGTCGTGTGAGATTTGTGGGTTTAATTTTGTTAATTTTTGGGTTTAATTTGGGTTTCGAAATTTGTGGGTGTGGTGAATTTGGGTTTTAAAAAATCTTGAATTGCAGGGGTGGAGGTTACAGTTGTGGTGATTTGGGTTACATTTATGGTTTTAATTTTGTAATTATGGGGGAATCTGGAACAAAATCCATGATTTTTTTAGTAATGAATCAAATTTGTGAGTTGATGGTGGCGGTTGTGAGAAAGGGGAAGGAGGTGGTGGCTgagttgatggtggtggtggagttgaTGAATCTGGGAATGGTTTGTAAATATTGGAATGAAGAATGaactgatgatgatgaacttgatATAATGGATTTgtaaatattggtaatgaatttggttgattcttgatttttttatataattttaacaaTATAGGGGCAAAAACGAGTTTTCACACATTATTAACAAgatagtggagatggatatgatcgggtggttctgctggtggcacgatgatacttcagtggtccgtcagtgatccaaatttgccgttcaaaaaaaataaaaaataaaaataataataataataataataataataatttcattttttatttcTATCTTTTTATATTTAAGACTTAAGAGAACATTTAAAaaagtattattaaaaaaatattatctactttcatttttttatttctttcttTTTGTTGTTAAGAGAACACTTTAAAAAGTATTAAATTGTTCTTTTTATTATTAAGAGAACACTTTAAAAAAAGTATTATTAAAGGAGTGTGGTGGGAACTCCTATTcatcattatttttttataattactTCACATAAATTATTAtatctttatttaattttattgATAGATAAAAAACTAGTAGTTTCTTAAAATTTCTCAGTTTTACTATACAATTTTAGTAGTACGCATCGGAGTTTCTTAAAGTTTCACAGTTTTACTACAATTTTATTAGTAAGCTAAAAAAGACTCGACTCAGTTTTTACATGCTAGTCAAACTTGACTGCTTTTGATCAAAATTATAAGCTACACTATCAACTGCGATTTTAGAGAAAACAAACCAAAGCAGTTGGGTTGGTTGGGTCGGAAGGACCGGACACACTAACGGCTTGGTTGGGTTTTGATTTTGATGGTGTGAGAGTTTGAGACTTTGAGTTGAGATTTTTTATGTTTCATTAACTTTTTGGAAATGATCAACATTGATTATTTAATGGTGAATGATTGCAACAAATCATAAGCAACTTGTGCTCTCCAATCCATTCGTGGGTGTATAATGGTTGGTAATGGGGCAAAAAGGTAGTTTCGATAAAACCTACTCCAATTTTTTTGTTAAAAGTTGATGCAATTTTTAAAGAGAATATTCTGCTTATAATAAAGAATTTTAAAGAATTCCAAACAGTTTTTTAGATAAGTGTTACAAAGATTACAAAcctttttgacaaaaaaaaattaaaaataatacaaatttTAGATCTAATTAAATAATCCAAAATAAAAGACTAAAATCATCAATCGAAAaaaattttacacaaataacCATGTAGTGGGAAAACTGTGCAGTTTTGATCCTATTTTGTTCAAAGTTACAGCCATGGCCCATATTGTATTATTGTTCACATTTGATTCTTATCATTAATACACAACACAACCCCTATTTTATGTGAACACTATGGAACCCTAAATGTGTTTTACATGCTTATCTCATACATAGTTTTGAGTTGTGGCTTCTTGTTTCCGGTTTTGATCGAGTCTAGTTTTAACTGTAGAAGTTTAATGTTAGTTAGCGAATATAATCGAAAAAAGTTACTAACCTAGTACACGGTAGGGATCGCCGATCTaacttttgaaaattttgaaccaAAACCGCAATTTGGCCTTAGCGTAAGAACCATCCGCATAACTAATACTATATAAAACAACCATGTTTCAATACAACTATGGCATAAAAAATATAGTTGTGGTAAACAACACATAATTACTTTTAACGTTTTATAGAGTAACTAAGTTACTAGTGAAGGTTTGACTAGTAACTAGTTATGATTGTTGACTGACCAGCTTTGTTAAAGCCAAGTTCTAACtttcaacaacttttttgtaTGTGCCGCTAGGTCATTGTTACTCACTAAAAACGTAACCTTTTATGTAGATTACAATAacataatgatgatgatgatcatcaTCATAATAATAAGGGATCATCGGGGCGGTCAGTGTAAGGTGTGTCTGGGTTGGGCGGCAAGGTGACCAGATGGAGGCGATGACTGCAACGACGTTGAGTGGTCAAAGATTCTAATGAGTTTGGTTGAATTCCTTCACATTCTAAGAGGATTTAGAATTCCTTTAAATGAAGGAAATTGAGGAAATAAATTTATGATTCCAATTCATTTCCCAAGTAAACACATCAGTAATGGATTTTAGATTTCAATTCTAACAAATTCTACGCACCAAACACACCCTAAGAGAACAAAAGATGGATCGAGAAGATGAGGCCTCATAAAGAGGCAACGAACAATGGTATTCTTCGTCTTTCTTATTGTGACGTTGAAAGAGACGAAGATGAGATGAAGAggttttatttaattgttttgtTACAAGGGGTATAAGAGTATCTTCATTAAAACTTAACTGAAATTTATCGTAAGTCagtaaatataacaaaaaatgatACAACCTAGTGAAAAGTAGGAATCGCCGATTTAGTTTTTAAAAAGTTCGAATAAAAACCGCAATTTGGCCTTACTGCAGGGACCACCCGTATAACTAATactatataaaaatatgtagATTCGATACAACTAATGACATAAAAGAATTGTTGTAGTTAACAACACATAATTACTTTTAACATCTTAAAGAGTATAACTGAGTTACCAATCAAAGGTATTAACTATGATTGTTGACTGACTGACTTCGTGTATGAAGAGGTCCAACTTTCAACTACTTTTTATGTGTCGCTAGGTCTAACGTGCCATTGTTGTCATTAAAAAGTAACCACTTATGTATaaaataagaataataataataacaaatttGATAGTTGTCATTTTAAAAATGCCATCCCTAATGGACTAAAAACAATCATAGGTTTTGATACATGCCTAAAAGCAAGTGTTGGGGACCAACCTCATGCCTAACATTGAAGTGTTAGAATAATACATGATTAACTCATAAaggttgttttttttaaataatgtttGGTCACATTTGTATGTCGTGTAAAAATATGGATTAAGAGTTATTATTTTTAGGTCAAACGAAGTCGTTAAATCTGCTTCTTCTTAAGATATACagaaaaactgaaaataaaaacCGTAtcctttaataaaaaaaattaacctgTTTTGAAAATTGATGATTCGGTTTTTAGTTTTGACAAACCTAATGATACATGATTAATTCATGAAATAGGTTTTTTTAATTGATGCTTTGGTCACACATTTGTATGTCATGAAGAAAGAAAAAGTTTGTTCTACTAATATTTTATGGATTAAGAACTATTCTTTTTTGGTCAAACATATGCTACGAAGTCAAGTTACTACTTCTTTTCTTAGgttggcaacaaaattgaaaaacCAAACCATACCTTTTTATAACAAAAGAACTACAGtagaaactctataaaataatacaTTTGGGACCatcaaaatttattaattaaaagagttattaattaatcgataaattaataattattaatttatatattaattaatattttattaatttatagtagaaTACTTAGTTTACAAACACCTTTCAAGCTTCCACTTAATTATTGAATACAATGCAGGTGGTGAAAGCACTCAAGAACTCCAGAATTTGATCAAAGAGTTGGGTTATCGCAATGCAATGGATGTCGAAGATGTTCTGACTCACCCAGGAGAAAATGTAGTTGCACAGTTGTTGACTGATGAAGAAATTATTGAAAGCGTTATTGGAATTAATAAAGATGATatcgatgaagaagatgatgaaagttCTACAATGGAGCCTCCTTCGCGAAACGAAGCTATTAAAGCGACAATCACATTGAACAATTTCTTGTTGAGCTATGAGAAAACAACACCAGAAGTTCTTATCATGCTAAGGAAAATTAGAGACGAGATTCAAGGgaaaattgatttcaacaaaaaacaaaagacaattgaatcatttttcaagaaaccttcataaatcattcatgtaatatgctatatataaggaattattaatttatattttatatggggtctgaagaaattatcaaaattgtattatcttataattttagcAAATTATTAATTTAGCACCCTATCTCCAAGTCGGGACCGgcaaaaaatattatcttagagagtttattaaataatcgagtattaatttatcgagtttcTACTGTAACCCGTTTTGAAAACTGATGATTCGATTTTAGTTTTTGATTAACCGGTTAAACAATTTAACTGTGATTACCGGTGAATTTGTGTAAATTGTTGAAAGTTTTATGTTCTTTGAAGTTGTTGATTTAAGAAATATGACTCGGCCAAAAACCAAATAAAACACGACCCAACTTTGTTTTTCTTTAATAGGATGTACAAATTTTGTTAACTTTAACCAACTAGCCAAACCAATAATTGACACTGGGAAAGAGAAGACCAGGGTTCAATTCCTATAACCGGGTAAAATTATGAATATATTAGTGTAGTTTAGAAGTAAGAGTAGAAGAAAAATAACATTTGCCGTTTAAATAAAATTGAATGACTTACACATAACTGGTATATAAACCCATTATAACCCGAAATAGAAAACTTCACTTACAGTTTTAGGTCACAATCGACTTATGTTAACCCAAAAAGTCTCTAAATCATGTTTGTCGTATTTAAACACatataaatttatataaataTGGGGAAAGATCTACGCATAACCATGTATATTATGGAACACGTAAAACAACATGAACCATTCATAtgttcaaataaataaataacaactaACATGAACCATTCAAAtgttcaaataaataaataaaaactaataaa belongs to Helianthus annuus cultivar XRQ/B chromosome 5, HanXRQr2.0-SUNRISE, whole genome shotgun sequence and includes:
- the LOC110941717 gene encoding uncharacterized protein LOC110941717, which encodes MKGGESTQELQNLIKELGYRNAMDVEDVLTHPGENVVAQLLTDEEIIESVIGINKDDIDEEDDESSTMEPPSRNEAIKATITLNNFLLSYEKTTPEVLIMLRKIRDEIQGKIDFNKKQKTIESFFKKPS